In Granulicatella elegans, one genomic interval encodes:
- a CDS encoding response regulator transcription factor, producing the protein MIKVLLVDDHEMVRLGVSAYLSVQEDIEVIAQAENGKIGVEKALELKPDIILMDLVMPVMDGIEATKEILSKWKEAKIIIVTSFIDDEKVYPAISAGAKSYLLKTSSASEIAQAIRDTYRGEGVFEKEVSEKLEHRHQVEEEFRLFEELTIREKEVLLLIAQGKSNQEIADECFITLKTVKTHVSNILSKLQVEDRTQATIYAFKHHLVQP; encoded by the coding sequence ATGATTAAAGTTTTATTAGTAGATGACCATGAGATGGTTCGATTAGGGGTATCAGCTTATTTATCGGTTCAAGAAGATATTGAAGTGATTGCTCAAGCGGAAAATGGAAAAATTGGTGTTGAAAAAGCGTTGGAATTAAAACCGGATATTATTTTAATGGACTTAGTCATGCCTGTTATGGATGGAATTGAAGCAACAAAAGAAATTTTATCGAAGTGGAAAGAAGCTAAAATTATTATTGTGACAAGTTTTATTGATGATGAAAAAGTTTATCCAGCTATTAGTGCTGGGGCAAAAAGTTATTTATTAAAAACTTCGTCTGCTTCTGAAATTGCACAAGCGATTCGGGATACTTATCGTGGAGAAGGGGTATTCGAAAAAGAAGTGAGTGAGAAGTTAGAGCATCGTCATCAAGTGGAAGAAGAGTTTCGTTTGTTTGAGGAATTAACGATTCGTGAAAAAGAAGTGCTTTTATTGATTGCACAAGGAAAATCGAACCAGGAAATTGCGGATGAGTGTTTTATTACGTTAAAAACGGTGAAGACGCATGTTTCGAATATTTTATCGAAGTTGCAAGTTGAAGATCGTACACAAGCAACGATTTATGCATTTAAGCATCATTTGGTCCAGCCTTAA
- a CDS encoding sensor histidine kinase has translation MKKWFLRICFVVFLFVSSIFLIGVNVLHSLFDIELLEKLSSNQLIVLFLVVTIIVFIITFMAASIVFFIQRLTDSVIYNQLEAIRNQQFSNVKKSVDEIWYHLLLMIRLDTFFQETARIVEMQEQFVQKLQQISSRPEYIGEETKEEIIELERHRIARELYDSVSQQLFAAMMMLSAMNEQKEQLSPAIQQQLALVEKVINDSQSEMRALLLHLRPISLENKTLVQGIESLLRELTTKVQLSLHWELDEVTLPSTFEDHLFRIVQELVSNTLRHAKAKQLEVFLKQMDDYIILKLVDDGIGFDTSVSKSGSYGLKNIEERVAGMGGQCKIISIVNQGTIIEIKIPQK, from the coding sequence ATGAAGAAGTGGTTTTTACGAATCTGTTTTGTCGTGTTTTTATTTGTCTCCAGTATTTTTCTAATTGGAGTTAATGTCCTACATTCATTATTTGATATTGAATTATTAGAAAAATTATCTTCGAATCAATTAATCGTATTATTTTTAGTAGTGACGATAATCGTCTTTATTATAACTTTTATGGCAGCAAGTATTGTATTTTTCATACAAAGATTAACGGATTCTGTTATTTATAATCAACTAGAAGCTATTAGAAATCAGCAATTTTCAAATGTTAAAAAGTCGGTGGATGAAATTTGGTATCATCTTTTATTAATGATACGATTGGATACATTTTTCCAAGAAACTGCTAGAATTGTAGAGATGCAAGAGCAATTTGTTCAAAAGCTTCAACAAATTTCTTCTAGACCGGAATATATCGGAGAAGAAACGAAGGAAGAAATTATTGAATTAGAAAGACATCGTATTGCTCGAGAGTTGTATGATTCAGTGAGCCAACAATTGTTTGCAGCGATGATGATGTTATCAGCTATGAATGAGCAAAAAGAACAATTATCTCCAGCAATCCAGCAACAATTAGCATTAGTAGAGAAAGTTATTAATGATTCTCAATCAGAAATGAGAGCTTTATTATTACACTTACGTCCAATTTCACTTGAAAATAAAACATTAGTTCAAGGGATTGAGAGTTTATTAAGAGAATTAACTACAAAAGTGCAATTATCGCTTCATTGGGAACTGGATGAAGTGACACTTCCAAGTACATTTGAAGATCATCTTTTTAGAATTGTACAAGAATTGGTATCGAATACATTACGACATGCAAAAGCTAAACAATTAGAAGTCTTTTTAAAACAAATGGATGATTATATTATTTTGAAACTAGTTGATGATGGAATTGGTTTTGATACAAGTGTTTCCAAATCTGGAAGCTATGGTTTGAAAAATATTGAAGAACGTGTTGCAGGAATGGGAGGACAATGCAAAATTATTAGTATTGTCAATCAAGGAACCATTATAGAAATAAAAATTCCTCAAAAGTAG
- the liaF gene encoding cell wall-active antibiotics response protein LiaF, whose product MKNNRFIFILFIIVVGMFLTGFQLFTNAHLFYLFVLGIIFVGIAVQLKNRFIRTNGLFFGILMILLAVFSTWGIWLAGSILIVYVLSYGRKLIKKYFSDGSEWIWKKKRYVSVKLEEPSERFDTQRQEWIGVQKIGKDTFEWDDINISQLMGDTIIDLGNTVLPNEQNTIMIRKGIGRIRVIVPIGIGVKLCHNAFIGEVKFDDQQIELKNETITMYSERFESSNKKITIISSVLVGEIEVIEA is encoded by the coding sequence ATGAAAAATAATCGATTCATCTTCATTCTATTTATTATAGTAGTTGGGATGTTTTTAACAGGATTTCAGTTATTTACCAATGCCCATTTATTCTATTTATTTGTGTTAGGAATTATTTTTGTAGGAATTGCTGTTCAATTAAAAAATCGTTTTATTCGTACGAATGGACTTTTCTTTGGAATATTAATGATTCTTTTAGCGGTATTTTCTACATGGGGAATTTGGCTAGCAGGAAGTATTTTAATCGTTTATGTTCTATCCTATGGAAGAAAATTAATTAAAAAATATTTTTCAGATGGCAGTGAATGGATTTGGAAGAAAAAAAGATATGTTTCTGTTAAGTTAGAAGAACCATCTGAACGATTTGATACGCAAAGACAGGAATGGATTGGAGTCCAAAAAATTGGAAAAGATACATTTGAATGGGATGATATTAATATTAGCCAATTGATGGGAGATACGATTATCGATTTAGGAAATACCGTTCTTCCTAATGAACAAAATACGATTATGATTCGAAAAGGAATTGGTCGAATTCGTGTCATTGTTCCAATTGGAATTGGTGTAAAACTTTGTCATAATGCGTTTATTGGCGAGGTAAAATTTGATGACCAACAGATAGAATTGAAAAATGAGACGATTACCATGTATTCAGAACGTTTTGAATCGAGTAATAAGAAAATTACGATTATCTCATCAGTCCTTGTAGGAGAAATCGAGGTGATTGAAGCATGA